From Phenylobacterium montanum, the proteins below share one genomic window:
- a CDS encoding Gfo/Idh/MocA family protein: MTRPVPIAIVGLGKIARDQHLPALATGANFRLAATVSHHGTAPGVPSFATLAEAFAAHPEIEAVSLCTPPQVRHALAREALLAGRHVFLEKPPGATLSEVEDLKVLAAARDLTLFASWHSRFADAVEPARAFLAGRRLKSAEIVWKEDVRHWHPGQDWIFQPGGMGVFDPGINALSIITAILPQPIHLRRASLAFPANRAAPIAADLIFEDVSGAPVTATFDFLQTGSQSWDIHIEAEGGRLELSGGGSALSLNGQPQALEHGSEYGRLYDHFAGLVRRGEREVDCWPLIHVADAFMLGERREVPAFDW, encoded by the coding sequence ATGACCCGTCCCGTTCCGATCGCCATCGTCGGCCTCGGCAAGATCGCGCGCGACCAGCACCTGCCGGCCCTGGCGACGGGCGCAAATTTCCGTCTGGCAGCCACGGTCAGCCACCACGGGACCGCGCCCGGCGTTCCAAGCTTCGCAACCCTGGCCGAAGCCTTCGCCGCCCATCCGGAGATCGAGGCCGTCTCGCTCTGCACCCCGCCCCAGGTGCGCCACGCCCTGGCGCGCGAGGCGCTGCTGGCCGGACGCCACGTGTTCCTGGAAAAGCCGCCGGGCGCGACCCTGTCGGAGGTCGAGGACCTGAAGGTCCTGGCGGCGGCGCGCGACCTGACCCTGTTCGCCAGCTGGCATTCGCGCTTCGCCGACGCGGTCGAGCCAGCCCGGGCCTTTCTCGCCGGGCGTCGGCTGAAGTCGGCCGAGATCGTCTGGAAGGAGGACGTTCGCCACTGGCATCCGGGCCAGGACTGGATCTTCCAGCCGGGCGGGATGGGGGTGTTCGACCCCGGGATCAACGCCCTGTCGATCATCACCGCCATCCTGCCGCAGCCGATCCACCTGCGCCGCGCCAGCCTGGCCTTTCCCGCCAATCGTGCGGCGCCAATCGCCGCGGACCTGATTTTCGAGGACGTCAGCGGCGCGCCGGTGACGGCGACCTTCGACTTCCTGCAGACCGGCTCGCAGTCGTGGGACATCCACATCGAGGCCGAGGGCGGGCGGCTGGAGCTCTCGGGCGGCGGAAGCGCGCTGAGCCTGAACGGTCAGCCCCAGGCCCTGGAGCACGGCTCCGAGTATGGCCGCCTGTACGACCATTTCGCCGGTCTGGTGCGCCGGGGCGAGCGCGAGGTCGATTGCTGGCCGCTGATCCACGTCGCCGACGCCTTCATGCTGGGCGAGCGGCGTGAGGTCCCGGCCTTCGACTGGTGA
- a CDS encoding ZIP family metal transporter: protein MSAGPAFSLAGQQLAIGLATSVATLAGGGLALKLGAERRLMVGFGCGAILGVAFVDLLPEAFALGREAWPPTALGAAVVTGFFAYVLIDRLSAAWGRAGRSWAAHLGPASLTAHSLMDGLAIGVAFAVSPPAGVVVAAGVVAHDLVDGANTVTLSFARHLGARSARRWLAADALAPLAGLALSHAVSPTRATAALMLATFAGLFLYIGATELWPRARSGELGVSGAAAAGLGAAAVFLAVRLSGT from the coding sequence TTGAGCGCAGGCCCTGCCTTCAGCCTGGCCGGCCAACAGCTCGCCATCGGCCTCGCCACCTCGGTCGCGACCCTGGCCGGGGGCGGCCTGGCGCTGAAGCTCGGGGCCGAGCGGCGGTTGATGGTCGGGTTCGGTTGTGGCGCCATCCTGGGGGTGGCTTTCGTGGACCTCCTTCCAGAGGCCTTCGCCCTCGGCCGCGAGGCTTGGCCGCCTACCGCGCTGGGCGCAGCGGTCGTCACCGGATTTTTTGCCTACGTCCTGATCGATCGCCTGAGCGCCGCCTGGGGGCGTGCGGGACGCAGCTGGGCGGCGCATCTGGGGCCCGCCAGCCTGACCGCGCACAGCCTGATGGATGGACTGGCCATCGGGGTCGCCTTCGCCGTCTCGCCGCCCGCCGGAGTGGTGGTCGCCGCCGGCGTGGTGGCTCACGACCTGGTGGACGGCGCCAACACCGTCACGCTCAGCTTCGCCCGCCATCTCGGCGCCCGCAGCGCCCGCCGCTGGCTGGCGGCCGACGCCCTGGCCCCCCTGGCAGGTCTGGCCCTCTCGCACGCCGTCAGCCCGACTCGGGCCACGGCCGCCCTGATGCTGGCGACCTTCGCGGGCCTGTTCCTCTATATCGGCGCGACCGAACTCTGGCCCCGCGCCCGCTCCGGCGAGCTGGGCGTCTCGGGCGCCGCGGCGGCCGGGCTGGGCGCCGCCGCCGTGTTCCTGGCGGTCCGCCTCAGCGGGACTTAG
- a CDS encoding type I secretion system permease/ATPase: MAASSPLSGVAAPLRKAIAACRPHFMAAAVFSALVNVLYLAPTLYMLLVYDRVMPTNGVETLALVSVVGLTAVSTLAFLEWIRSRLLVRSSARLERDLAGPVMTEVLGQASLSRTDRSQAMRQFDTFRQAVAGQAILAAFDTPWAPIYVLAAFLLHPVIGGMCVGAGALMLGLAWLNEKATHSPLTAANTAAGVAYAKQDHASAWASEVRALGMSRALVAKQLQERQEVVQLQTQASFAAAHYGGLIRFARLVLQSAALGVGAWLAIERQISAGSVIAASLLMTRALAPVEQVVGSWKSIIQARTAFEALNRLFAGAKPEDAHIRLPAPVGQVTLESVTVQTPTLDRVALNDIRLEIEAGHFVGVIGPSGAGKSTLLRVLAGAVAPKSGVVRIDGAAMTDWEPERLAQHVGFLPQDFLLFSGTIKDNISRFRAWLGEDPEALDAETIRAAQAAGAHEMILRLPQGYATRVGLGGAGLSAGQTQRIALARALFGRPKIVILDEPNAHLDGEGEQQLVETLTQLKKDGVTIIVAAHRGAVLSVADRLALIQNGQLAHYGQLNDVLSAMRAPPAHAPTNVQAMRA; the protein is encoded by the coding sequence ATGGCTGCTTCGTCGCCGCTCTCCGGCGTGGCCGCGCCGCTCCGGAAGGCGATCGCCGCCTGTCGTCCGCACTTCATGGCGGCGGCGGTGTTCAGCGCCCTGGTCAATGTCCTCTATCTCGCGCCGACCCTCTACATGCTGCTGGTCTATGACCGGGTGATGCCGACCAACGGCGTCGAGACCCTGGCCCTGGTCAGCGTGGTCGGCCTGACCGCCGTCTCCACCCTCGCCTTCCTGGAATGGATCCGCTCGCGCCTTCTGGTGCGCTCGAGCGCCCGGCTGGAGCGCGACCTGGCCGGGCCGGTGATGACCGAGGTGCTGGGCCAGGCGAGCCTCAGCCGCACCGACCGCTCCCAGGCCATGCGCCAGTTCGACACCTTCCGCCAGGCCGTGGCCGGCCAGGCGATCCTGGCGGCGTTCGACACCCCCTGGGCGCCGATCTACGTGCTGGCCGCCTTTCTGCTGCACCCGGTGATCGGCGGCATGTGCGTCGGCGCCGGCGCCCTGATGCTAGGCCTGGCCTGGCTGAACGAGAAGGCGACCCACAGCCCCCTGACCGCCGCCAACACCGCCGCCGGCGTCGCCTACGCCAAGCAGGACCACGCCTCGGCCTGGGCGTCCGAGGTCCGCGCCCTGGGCATGAGCCGCGCCCTGGTGGCCAAGCAGCTGCAGGAACGGCAGGAGGTCGTGCAACTGCAGACCCAGGCCAGTTTCGCAGCGGCCCACTATGGCGGCCTGATCCGCTTCGCCCGTCTGGTGCTGCAGTCGGCCGCCCTCGGCGTGGGGGCCTGGCTCGCCATTGAGCGGCAGATCTCGGCCGGCTCGGTGATCGCCGCCTCGCTGCTGATGACCCGGGCCCTGGCGCCGGTCGAGCAGGTGGTGGGATCGTGGAAGAGCATCATCCAGGCCCGCACCGCCTTCGAGGCCCTGAACCGCCTGTTCGCCGGCGCCAAGCCCGAGGACGCGCACATCCGCCTGCCAGCGCCGGTCGGCCAGGTGACCCTGGAGAGCGTCACGGTGCAGACCCCGACCCTCGACCGCGTCGCCCTGAACGACATCCGCCTGGAGATCGAGGCCGGCCATTTCGTCGGCGTGATCGGCCCCAGCGGCGCCGGCAAGTCGACCCTGCTGCGCGTCCTCGCCGGCGCGGTGGCGCCCAAGAGCGGGGTGGTGCGCATCGACGGCGCAGCCATGACCGATTGGGAGCCCGAGCGCCTGGCCCAGCACGTCGGCTTCCTGCCGCAGGACTTCCTGCTGTTCTCTGGCACCATCAAGGACAACATCTCGCGCTTCCGCGCCTGGCTGGGCGAGGATCCCGAGGCGCTTGACGCCGAGACCATCCGCGCCGCCCAGGCGGCCGGAGCGCACGAGATGATCCTGCGCCTGCCCCAGGGCTACGCCACCCGCGTCGGCCTCGGCGGGGCCGGCCTCTCAGCCGGCCAGACCCAACGCATCGCCCTGGCCCGCGCCCTGTTCGGCCGACCCAAGATCGTGATCCTGGACGAGCCCAACGCCCACCTGGACGGCGAAGGCGAGCAGCAGCTGGTCGAGACCCTGACCCAGCTGAAGAAGGACGGGGTGACCATCATCGTCGCGGCGCACCGCGGCGCGGTGCTTTCGGTGGCCGACCGCCTGGCCCTGATCCAGAACGGCCAGTTGGCCCACTATGGCCAGCTCAACGACGTCCTGTCCGCCATGCGCGCCCCGCCGGCCCATGCGCCGACGAACGTTCAAGCCATGCGAGCCTAG
- a CDS encoding MATE family efflux transporter, whose protein sequence is MGETQDLRGLAMHRAILAIALPSMLTNVATALFGLADMWVIGRLGDPAAQGAVEIGAKLLMTLLIVFNFLRSGTVALTAQAAGRADEAAQSATLARSLAVAAAIGAFLLAAMPLVVPAGLALFSAKGQVAALARTYVQIRYAGGVAWLINAVLTGWLIGRRQVRAVLAVEVGSNLLHISLDAGFVLGLHLGVAGVAFATLSSEAAKLLALATMVSREAPARGFGAVLRRAETWRPVAIGQLLRLNRDLFARTLLLMAATVLLTRTGAQQGPTILAANAILYQLFMLSALLLDGFESSAQVLCGEALGGGRRGEFQRLILAILAWAWGAAALVTLAYALAGARIAASFSTAPAVVAATGLYIGWAVALPATGVTSFVFDGIFIGSSWTRAMLIGMAAALAVFVALLLAARPMGNNGLWLAFNLFFLARAAGQALMTPGLIRRSFAGAATVAPLPQEQPA, encoded by the coding sequence ATGGGCGAAACGCAAGACCTCCGCGGCCTGGCCATGCATCGGGCGATCCTGGCGATCGCCCTGCCGTCCATGCTGACCAACGTCGCCACCGCCCTGTTCGGCCTGGCCGACATGTGGGTGATCGGGCGGCTGGGCGATCCGGCGGCCCAGGGCGCGGTGGAGATCGGCGCCAAGCTTTTGATGACCCTCCTGATCGTGTTCAATTTCCTGCGCTCTGGCACCGTGGCCCTGACAGCGCAGGCGGCCGGGCGGGCGGACGAGGCGGCGCAGTCGGCGACCTTGGCTCGCAGCCTCGCCGTAGCCGCGGCCATCGGCGCCTTCCTGTTGGCCGCCATGCCGCTGGTCGTGCCGGCGGGCCTTGCCCTGTTCAGCGCCAAGGGCCAGGTCGCTGCGCTGGCGCGGACCTATGTGCAGATCCGCTATGCCGGGGGCGTGGCCTGGCTGATCAACGCGGTCCTGACCGGCTGGCTGATCGGGCGGCGGCAGGTTCGGGCGGTGCTGGCGGTCGAGGTCGGCTCCAACCTTCTGCATATCAGCCTGGACGCAGGCTTCGTGCTCGGCCTGCATCTGGGCGTGGCCGGGGTCGCCTTCGCGACCCTGAGTTCGGAGGCCGCCAAACTGCTGGCCTTGGCCACCATGGTCTCGCGTGAGGCGCCGGCCCGCGGCTTCGGAGCCGTCCTGCGCCGCGCCGAAACCTGGCGGCCGGTCGCGATCGGCCAACTGCTGCGGCTGAACCGCGACCTCTTCGCCCGCACGCTGCTCCTGATGGCGGCGACCGTGCTCCTGACCCGCACCGGCGCCCAGCAGGGGCCGACCATCCTGGCCGCCAACGCCATCCTCTATCAGCTGTTCATGCTCTCGGCCCTGCTGCTCGACGGCTTCGAAAGCTCGGCCCAGGTGCTGTGCGGTGAGGCGCTGGGCGGAGGGCGTCGGGGCGAGTTCCAGCGGCTGATTCTCGCCATCCTGGCCTGGGCCTGGGGGGCGGCGGCCCTGGTGACCCTGGCCTATGCGCTCGCCGGCGCGCGCATCGCCGCCAGCTTCAGCACCGCCCCGGCTGTGGTGGCGGCCACCGGCCTCTATATCGGCTGGGCGGTCGCCCTGCCGGCGACCGGGGTGACCTCGTTCGTGTTCGACGGGATCTTCATCGGCTCCAGCTGGACCCGGGCCATGCTGATCGGCATGGCCGCCGCCCTTGCGGTGTTCGTCGCCCTGCTGCTGGCCGCGCGGCCAATGGGCAACAATGGCCTGTGGCTCGCCTTCAACCTGTTCTTCCTCGCCCGCGCGGCCGGCCAGGCCCTGATGACGCCGGGCCTGATCCGCCGCAGCTTCGCCGGCGCCGCCACCGTGGCGCCGCTTCCCCAGGAGCAGCCGGCTTGA
- a CDS encoding HlyD family type I secretion periplasmic adaptor subunit translates to MSGITASSFWTALSAPSPSPDNPRREILLGSVAAAVFFVGLCGWAAFARMDAATNASGVVVVSGHRQSVQSRDGGIVSSLRVKEGDHVQAGQVLVEFAPAEAIAEERALTERVIGLKAQIARLEAEQMGAASITAPAEFASLSADDKVIAEHAMALEAHALASSRGADAARRGTLNQRQAEAEQQIIGYQRQLAANARQQQLNADELKGMKELAARGYAPATRVRALEQSAAGLEGDAGSQAAEIARLNAVRGEARLESLQGDNERARQISDEMHRAQADLQANEPQLQAARDRLKRTEAVAPVSGAVTGLTVNTVGAVVAQGQRLMEVVPDKLPLVIEAQVAPRDANDLKVGQETQVRFTAVHGRNVPILHGQLTRISPDSVVEERTGRAYFVADITVPQSELALIGDKGEALRPGMPADVVVPLRKRTALEYWLEPLTQTLWRSFHEH, encoded by the coding sequence ATGTCCGGTATCACCGCCAGCTCCTTCTGGACCGCCCTGTCCGCCCCCTCCCCGTCGCCGGACAATCCGCGCCGCGAAATTCTGCTCGGATCCGTCGCAGCCGCCGTCTTCTTCGTCGGCCTGTGCGGATGGGCCGCCTTCGCCCGCATGGACGCCGCCACCAACGCCTCGGGCGTGGTGGTGGTCTCCGGCCACCGCCAGAGCGTGCAGAGCCGCGACGGCGGTATCGTCTCCTCGCTGAGGGTCAAGGAGGGCGACCACGTCCAGGCCGGCCAGGTGCTGGTCGAGTTCGCCCCGGCCGAGGCCATAGCCGAGGAGCGCGCCCTGACCGAGCGCGTCATAGGGCTGAAGGCCCAGATCGCGCGCCTGGAGGCCGAGCAGATGGGCGCGGCCAGCATCACCGCTCCGGCCGAGTTCGCCAGCCTGTCGGCCGACGACAAGGTGATCGCCGAGCACGCCATGGCGCTGGAGGCCCATGCTCTGGCCTCTTCGCGCGGGGCCGACGCCGCCCGCCGCGGCACGCTGAACCAGCGCCAGGCCGAGGCCGAGCAGCAGATCATCGGCTACCAGCGTCAACTGGCGGCGAACGCCCGCCAGCAGCAGCTGAACGCCGACGAGCTGAAGGGTATGAAGGAGCTGGCCGCCCGCGGCTACGCCCCCGCCACCCGCGTGCGCGCCCTGGAGCAGTCCGCCGCCGGCCTGGAAGGCGACGCCGGCTCGCAAGCGGCCGAGATCGCCCGCCTGAACGCCGTGCGCGGCGAGGCGAGGCTGGAGAGCCTGCAGGGCGACAACGAGCGCGCCCGCCAGATCTCTGACGAGATGCACCGGGCCCAGGCCGACCTGCAGGCCAACGAGCCGCAGCTGCAGGCCGCCCGCGACCGGCTGAAGCGAACCGAGGCCGTGGCGCCAGTCTCCGGCGCCGTCACCGGCCTGACGGTCAACACCGTGGGCGCCGTGGTGGCCCAGGGCCAGCGGCTGATGGAGGTGGTGCCGGACAAGCTGCCGCTGGTGATCGAGGCCCAGGTGGCCCCGCGCGACGCCAACGACCTGAAGGTCGGCCAGGAGACCCAGGTCCGCTTCACCGCCGTGCATGGCCGCAACGTGCCGATCCTGCACGGCCAGCTGACCCGCATCTCCCCCGACAGCGTCGTCGAGGAGCGCACCGGCCGCGCCTATTTCGTGGCCGACATCACCGTGCCGCAGAGCGAGTTGGCCCTGATCGGCGACAAGGGCGAAGCCCTGCGTCCCGGCATGCCCGCGGACGTGGTGGTGCCGCTGCGCAAGCGCACCGCGTTGGAATACTGGCTTGAGCCCCTGACCCAGACCCTCTGGCGCTCGTTCCACGAGCACTGA
- a CDS encoding M1 family metallopeptidase, with protein sequence MSISRAARALAFFLALAAGLPAAAQAPAAASQRIVLPADVTPDHYDLDITPDASALTFKGKVQIDLTVHAATREIVLNAADLVIDHAALSGEAGQPSIRYDEKVQTASFGFSHPLKPGHYALSLDYHGRIFQQASGLFALDYQAGGASKRALFTQFENSDARRFLPCWDEPGRKASFTVTATVPKDQMAVSNMPVAEAKAVDDKLQTVRFAETPKMSSYLLFFGLGDFERIHRNVGGVDVGVIVKRGDTANAGFALDAAAEILPYYNDYFGKAFPLPKLDLIAGPGSSQFFGAMENWGAIFYFERDLLIDPKVSTEQDLQGVYVTVAHEMAHQWFGDLVTMAWWNDLWLNEGFASWMENKVTDHFHPNWKLWLQAKSGTESAMQTDARDGSHPIITPINDVLQAGGAFDEITYEKGAAVIRMMEAYVGESAFRDGVRRYMADHAYGNTVTDDLWREIDQGGGPRPITEIAHDFTLHAGVPLLRQGEASCQAGKTSQALAQGRYGIDDSTRGERVWHVPVIARTLDSAAPGHGVIAGTAGGRIEVPGCGPVVLNAGQTGYFRTLYSPAGVAALTQRFSELSADDQLGLLDDTRALGFGGLEPITDYLNLTVRLDSRSDPVVWARLAHTLNGLDRLYAGTPGQARFRSFARGVLARGLARIGWDRQPDESFNVAIMRSAVIGALGDMGDPAVTAEAHRRFDQFLYDPTSLDASARRTVLAIVGRQASAADWERLHQLAKTAKSELERTEYYSLLGAADDPALAAKALDLALSGEPPATTAPDIIGAVSDRHPGLALDFTSAHWAKVSELLEPDSRPSFAPHLVTGEPDRGLADRLNAFADRNIPEDARQEVRKAVSSILYQAQVRDARLPEVDRWIATGR encoded by the coding sequence ATGTCGATTTCCCGAGCGGCCAGGGCCCTGGCCTTTTTCCTGGCCCTGGCGGCCGGCCTGCCGGCTGCGGCCCAGGCGCCCGCCGCCGCTTCGCAGCGTATCGTCCTGCCCGCCGACGTCACCCCCGACCACTACGACCTCGATATCACGCCCGACGCCTCGGCCCTGACCTTCAAGGGCAAGGTGCAAATCGACCTGACCGTGCATGCGGCGACGCGCGAGATCGTGCTGAACGCCGCCGACCTGGTCATCGACCACGCCGCCCTGTCCGGCGAGGCCGGCCAGCCCAGCATCCGCTACGACGAGAAGGTGCAGACCGCGAGCTTCGGCTTCAGCCATCCGCTGAAGCCCGGCCACTACGCCCTCAGCCTCGACTATCACGGCAGGATCTTCCAGCAGGCCTCGGGTCTGTTCGCCCTGGACTATCAGGCGGGCGGCGCTTCCAAGCGGGCGCTGTTCACCCAGTTCGAAAATTCCGACGCCCGCCGCTTCCTGCCGTGCTGGGACGAGCCGGGGCGCAAGGCGAGCTTCACGGTGACCGCGACCGTGCCCAAGGACCAGATGGCGGTCTCCAACATGCCGGTCGCCGAGGCCAAGGCGGTGGACGACAAGCTGCAGACCGTACGCTTCGCCGAGACGCCGAAGATGTCGTCCTACCTCTTGTTCTTCGGCCTGGGCGACTTCGAGCGCATCCACCGCAATGTCGGCGGCGTCGACGTGGGCGTCATCGTCAAGCGCGGCGACACGGCGAACGCCGGCTTCGCCCTGGATGCGGCCGCCGAGATCCTGCCCTACTACAACGATTATTTCGGCAAAGCCTTCCCCCTGCCCAAGCTGGACCTGATCGCCGGCCCGGGCTCCAGCCAGTTCTTCGGGGCGATGGAGAACTGGGGCGCGATCTTCTATTTCGAGCGCGACCTTCTGATCGACCCCAAGGTCTCGACCGAGCAGGACCTGCAAGGGGTCTATGTCACGGTCGCCCACGAGATGGCGCACCAGTGGTTCGGCGACCTCGTCACCATGGCCTGGTGGAACGACCTGTGGCTGAACGAAGGCTTCGCCTCGTGGATGGAGAACAAGGTCACCGACCATTTCCATCCCAATTGGAAGCTGTGGCTGCAGGCCAAGTCGGGAACCGAGAGCGCCATGCAGACCGACGCCCGCGACGGTTCGCATCCGATCATAACCCCGATCAACGACGTGCTGCAGGCTGGCGGGGCCTTCGACGAGATCACCTACGAGAAGGGCGCGGCGGTGATCCGCATGATGGAGGCCTATGTCGGCGAGAGCGCCTTCCGCGACGGCGTGCGCCGCTACATGGCCGACCACGCCTATGGCAACACAGTCACCGACGATCTGTGGCGCGAGATCGACCAGGGCGGGGGTCCGCGCCCGATCACCGAGATCGCCCATGACTTCACCCTGCACGCCGGCGTGCCCCTGCTGCGCCAGGGCGAAGCCAGCTGCCAAGCCGGCAAGACCAGCCAGGCCCTGGCCCAGGGACGCTATGGCATCGACGACAGCACCCGCGGCGAGCGGGTGTGGCATGTGCCGGTGATCGCCCGGACGCTGGACTCGGCGGCCCCGGGCCATGGCGTAATCGCCGGGACCGCCGGCGGCCGGATCGAGGTTCCGGGCTGCGGCCCGGTGGTGCTGAACGCTGGCCAGACCGGCTATTTCCGAACCCTCTATTCGCCGGCCGGCGTCGCCGCCCTGACCCAGCGCTTCAGCGAGTTGTCGGCGGACGACCAGCTGGGCCTCTTGGACGACACCCGCGCCCTTGGCTTTGGCGGCCTAGAGCCGATCACCGACTATCTGAACCTGACCGTCCGCCTGGATAGCCGCAGCGATCCGGTCGTCTGGGCCAGGCTGGCCCACACCCTGAACGGCCTCGACCGGCTCTACGCCGGAACGCCCGGCCAGGCCCGCTTCCGCAGCTTCGCCCGCGGCGTCCTGGCCCGCGGCCTGGCCCGTATCGGCTGGGACCGCCAGCCGGACGAGAGCTTCAACGTGGCGATCATGCGCAGCGCGGTGATCGGCGCCCTGGGCGACATGGGCGATCCGGCCGTGACCGCCGAGGCCCATCGCCGCTTCGACCAGTTCCTGTATGATCCGACCAGCCTGGACGCCTCCGCCCGCCGCACGGTGCTGGCCATCGTCGGGCGCCAAGCCAGCGCCGCCGATTGGGAGCGGCTGCACCAGCTGGCCAAGACCGCCAAGTCGGAGCTGGAGCGCACCGAATACTACAGCCTGCTGGGCGCGGCCGACGATCCGGCCCTGGCCGCCAAGGCGCTGGACCTCGCCCTGTCCGGCGAGCCGCCGGCCACCACCGCGCCAGACATCATTGGCGCGGTCTCGGACCGCCATCCCGGCCTGGCGCTGGACTTCACCAGCGCCCATTGGGCAAAGGTCAGCGAGCTTCTGGAGCCGGACAGCCGGCCCAGCTTCGCGCCGCACCTCGTCACCGGCGAGCCCGACCGCGGCCTGGCCGACCGGCTGAACGCCTTCGCGGACCGCAATATTCCCGAGGACGCCCGCCAAGAGGTGCGCAAGGCGGTGTCGAGCATCCTCTACCAGGCCCAGGTCCGCGACGCGCGCCTGCCCGAGGTGGACCGCTGGATTGCGACGGGACGCTAA